The segment GTGGCAGATCCACCACCAGAGGCAATTCTGCACAGAGGTAcagaaatatgttttaataGAAATTCAGGTTGATACCAAGCCAATATTAGCACCTCCATGGGTTCTTAACTTAGCTCACAAACTGGCTCAAGAGTTTACCTGgtctcctctccttccagcAGTTTCTTGTAGGTGGCGATCTCAATGTCCAGGGCCAGCTTGACGTTCATGAGTTCCTGGTACTCACGGACCTGGCGGGCCATGTCCTGCTTGGCTCTCTGCAGGGCCTCCTCCAGGTCTTTGATGCGGAGCTTGGCATCCTTCACAGCCAGCTCACCCCGCTCCTCAGCCTCTGCAATCTGGGCCTCCAGGTTTACACGCTGCAAGattgaaaagatattttattttaaaataaatcactATGTTGAAAAAATTACTGTACGTTTAACATATTCAGCTGAAGGTGCAGTGATTGCTTTGGTTAGTACTGAGGGAAACGTCAATTACTGATGTAGCTGCAGGCTTACCTGTCCCTTGACTGCATCAATCTCATTCTGGATGCGGCTGATCATACGATTCAGCTCAGCAATCTCAGCCTTGGTATTGCGAAGGTCGTCTCCATATTGGCCTGCAGAGGTCTGCATCTCCTGGAACTGAATGGAGAAGACCAGTGGTTATTGAAGATCTCTGAACATTAAATTGCTCCACTCAGTAGCTCTTTGTCCAGCTTATTTAAAATGAGTGACTGATGATTTCATGGATTTCTATTGCAATTTTATGGGAAgttgcaaggtgtgtgtgtttgtgtattgcaCTGGGTTTATGGATGACCAATGATATGTGTAAGAACACAGCATCTCTCCACACACCTTCTGCTGGTACCAGGATTCAGCCTCGGCACGGCTATTTTTGGCGATTTCCTCATACTGAGCGCGCACTTCAGCCACGATGGCGTCCATGTCCAGGTTACGGCTGTTGTCCATCTCCACAATGACTGAGGTGTCCTTGATCTGGCCCTGAAGCTCACGCAGTTCCTGAGatgaacaaagagagagagggagatgaggtAGAGTGATTGAGTGATCAATCACTTGTAAATGGAATCATGATTCTGAAATTTAGAGCAAAAAGACAGACCATGCAGAGAGCTGgaataaagtcattttttttctccttaccGCCTCATAAACAGCCCTGAGGAAGTTAATCTCATCCTGAAGGGCATCAACCTTGGCCTCCAGCTCAACCTTGTTCATGTAGGCACCATCTACATCCTGGAAGGGAAGGCAAGGTGAGAGATTTCATGTCATTGACAACATAATGAAATGACAGGCACTGAGTGGGCTATTCAGTTCTAATGCGGTTCTACTAAAATTCACTCACCTTCTTGAGGAGCACAAACTCGTTCTCCACAGCAGCACGcttgttgatttcattttcatatctgaAAGAGGAGAAGTTGAACAATGAGCTGGagacctcctgtgtgtgtttgtgtgctagcCCTGCTCTTGTGTCACATAGATGAAACATTTGAAAGAAGGAAGCCTTGAACGATATCCGTGGCTGATGTTACTGCTGTGTCTTCTATGGTTCATTCTGTGAACTCACTTGTTCTTGAAGTCCTCCACCAGGCCCTGCATGTTTTTAAGCTCTCCCTCCAGCTTGATCTTCTCATTGCCGAGCCCGTCCAGCTGTCTGCGCAGGTTGGCGATGTAAGCCTCGAACATGCCGTCGATGTTGGAGCGGGTGGTGGTCTGGTCCTGCAGCAGGCTCCACTTGGTCTCCAGCATTTTGTTCTGCTGCTCCAGGAAGCGCACCTGTATACAGGAAGAGACATCATTTGGCAGGTTTAGATCCAATGGGAAGCACTGGAAACAGCCCATACACTAATGTGCTTGGTGTATTATGAGAAATGTTGgatatgtttgttttcattgcaaaaACTCCATCATAGTgaaattataaaatataaatgcagactaaatttatttttattttgctttgtttggagCAGTATTTGTTCCAGTGAGATCATTTTATTGAGAACAACTGATGTAATCTCAAGAAACACACTTCAGCTCCTGCTAGGACACAGAAAACATCTTCCATGCAAGATACAGCCAGAGGAGAGTAAAGTGAAATCAACACTTTAAACAAACAGGGGTTTAGACCCCACCCTCAGTTTGGGGTGGGTACTTTATACACAAAACTTGAATGGAGAATGatcattgaactgtttggcgTGGACATTTGGgtagtacaaaaaaaaacaaaaaaacgtgtgTGGTTAGGTGTTACAGTGATGGACATTTAGGGCAGTAACGTGTGTCTCACTTGAGAAGTGAGAAGTTACATTGTCCTGTGGCTGCTCACTGAAAGtagtaaataaatgttaaacgTTTCCACAAATGGGAATGTGAAATTTAGCCTGGTGCAATGGCCACAGTTCTGTATTTGTCTCAATGATTTGCAGAAAACTAACTACAACTCCAACCATACTGTTTGTTGATTTAAATTTGAAAGTCTTTTCTACTCaaattcaagttctgtggccTTAACAGTGCTTACGTTTTCTTGGGGAGTATTAAGGTAAGGCCTGCAGTGCCACACTTCAGCCTTTACCCAGAGCGTGTTAAACTTCTTGCTCATCTCTCCCTGAGAGAGAAAGGTCCCTCATTTTCACAGAGGgttaaataattaaaagttAATTGCAGCCATGGGAATGCTGATAACCTGATCCCTGTCTTACCCTCACGCAGAGAGAGCAGCGGACACTGGAAACGGCCGGGCTACAATTTCATTTATCAACTTTTTTACGTCTCACTCTACAAAGAAGAGGCTTGGAGAAACCCTGTCCTGATCAAAGGGAAATCCTCCAGCAGAAGCAGTTCAGTTTCACTGTTGTGTCTGGACTTTGCGCAAAAAGGCTTTGAGAAGCACTGACTCCATGTGAGGTGATTATATTATTGTTGAGGCATGTTTTATTTCAATAGTTTTAATAGAGAATTAATGATAATCGGTGTTTATTAGTGCTGTAGTGGTAAGTATTTCTGATCAATTTTCATGGCTCCTCTTATTAGGCCAAACGTGTTCTCAGTATCCAGTTACTATGTAAAATTAATGAACTCAGTGCACTCTGGACAGAGAGACACTGCAATCACTTTTTATCCCcaatgctttattttcttccattCGTTCATCCCTAAATGTAATCCTAACAATTTTACATCTAATGTGTTAAAATATTCTGTACTGGAATTCCAAATGACTTTACATAACATTCTGCATGATATGATTGACATGATTGTAATGAAACTCTTTGAACTTCTATCAGCTGACTTGAGTCATAAACCTGTCAGAgctggagcagacagacaggggtcACTGACCTTGTCGATGAAGGAGGCGAAGCGGTTGTTGAGGGTCTTGATCTGTTCCTTCTCCTGGGTGCGGACAGTCTGGATGGTGGGGTCGATCTCCAGGTTGAGGGGGGCCAGCAGGCTCTGGTTGACGGTGACCGCTGTGATGGGAGGAGGAACAAAgccacctgcacctccaccaaGGCCAAAGCCTGCGCCAGCACCAGCACCTCCACCAAGGCCAAAGCCTGCGCCAGCACCTCCACCAAAGCCTCCTCCATACACTGAGAGAGCGCCTGCACCATAGCCTCCACCAGCCTTAACACTTCTCGAGCTGATTGTGCGGCTCATTGTCGGGGCGGTATAGGACCGACTGGAGAAAGATTGTCTTCCAATGCTGGACTGACCCATACCACTGCTGAATCCACCACTGAGGCTTCCTCCAACAATGCTAACTCTAGTTGACATGGTGAAATTGCTTCTTGTGTCCCTGTGTAGAGATgaacaggagaaaagaaagggagcagaaagagagagagaggcagagaggctcAGCAGATCAGTGGAGCTCACACAAAGGAGAGTCAGGTCCCTCTGAGTACCCTCTCCCTGTCCACCGCAGGACTTTATCTACCTCTGTTTGAGGGGGAGTTTCCACCCAGCTCCACCTCCCTCTTGACCTGCCCCCCTCCACCTGGCCACTCAGAGGCTGTCCTGCAGGCAGGTAGGGAGGCTCTGAGCAGCCCAGCTGGTCAGACAGGTAGGCCTGGGGCAGGAGATGGAGGAAAGTCATGCTGGCAAATACTTTTACATACATGTCTGGGGGCTTTTACTGGGGTGGGGTGGAGAAAAGGGTTCCATTGTTATCTACTGCTTATTCTACcaagataaataaaatgtagagagagaatagagaatAGGATACCTCTTACAGCTTTAAGAAAGACGGAAATTGGTATTGATCATGttgcttttcatgctttttctcGCTCCACTTGTATCATGCAACTTACTTACAATTATGTGTGGTTGCATGCAAGAATACAAAATATTTGATTACTTTGAAAAGTGTTAACTGTGGTGCATGACATTGTgcacacataaaacaatattaaacTTTAGTTTCATAGCAGCAGAtaccagtagtagtactactCTGTCCATGCCTACTATTGACACAAGATAAGTAGCAGGAAAGTTCATCATAATTTTGTACATTTATGAGACTAGCAAGTATTACATGATTGTATGCATGACAGAACACTTTTTAATAAACTACCCAAAAAtggattttgtttgtgtttttctccacaaATGAGAACTCAAGTGATTATTATGTAAGTCACTGTAGGAAGAATGTTTGACAGAATTTCAGTAGGGTAGGGTTTGAACCCTGGAGGCTTTCTGTTACAAAACCAGCCATGCAGGTGCTACCGTAGTGCTATCAAAGAATCTTAAATAATTCTGTTgtcaaatattttgtattttcttgcatgcaaacacataatTGTCAGTAAGTTGCATGATACAAGTGGAGTGAGAAAAAGTATGAAAAGGAACATGATCAATACCAGTCTCCATCCTCATTAaagctctgttgttttttttttaggtattttcttttctttaacatTATATTCATCTAGTAAGAACAAGCAGTACATAACAATAGAGCCCTTTTATCCACCCAACTCCACCCTGGTAAAAGCCCCCAAGACATGTATGTAAAAGTATTTGATTGCATAAGACTGCCCCAGGCCCTGATGCCATTCCTCTGCGAGTGCCTGGGTGTGCTGAACGGACTCAGAGGTGTCAGCTTCTGATCAGATCAATCAGGatggatgttaataccaggtcaTAACAGGGTTTAAGTTGCATGATACAAATGGAGTgagaaaaagcatgaaaagcacCATGATCAATACCAATCTCCATCTTCGTTAAGGCTGTAAGAGGTATCTTATTCTCTTGAACATTTCATTTATCTAGGTAGAATAAGCAGTAGATAACAATGGAACCCTTTTGTCCACCCCACTCCAGTGAAAGTCCCCAGACATGCAAGTAAAAGTATTTGCCAGCATGACTTTCCTCGCTTTGCTGCCCCAGGCCCTGATGCCATTCCTCTGTGAGTGCCTGGGTGTGCTGGCCGGACCAGATCCATTTACAGGTGGTGGCACTGCTACCTGTCTGACCAGCTGGGCTGCTCAGAGCTTCCCTACCTGCCTGCAGGACAGCCTCTGAGTGGCCAGGTGGAGGGGGGCAGGtcaagagggagggggagaggaggtggagctgggTGAAACCTCCCCCTCAAACAGAGGTAGATAAAATCCTGCGGTGGACAGGGAGAGGGTACTCAGAGGGACCTGACTCTCCTTTGTGTGAGCTCCACTGATCTGCTgagcctctctgcctctctctctctttctgctccctttcttttctcctgttcATCTCTACACAGGGACACAAGAAGCAATTTCACCATGTCAACTAGAGTTAGCATTGTTGGAGGAAGCCTCAGTGGTGGATTCAGCAGTGGTATGGGTCAGTCCAGCATTGGAAGACAATCTTTCTCCAGTCGGTCCTATACCGCCCCGACAATGAGCCGCACAATCAGCTCGAGAAGTGTTAAGGCTGGTGGAGGCTATGGTGCAGGCGCTCTCTCAGTGTATGGAGGAGGCTTTGGTGGAGGTGCTGGTGCAGGCTTTGGCCTTGGTGGAGGTGCTGGTGCTGGCGCAGGCTTTGGCCttggtggaggtgcaggtggcTTTGTTCCTCCTCCCATCACAGCGGTCACCGTCAACCAGAGCCTGCTGGCCCCCCTCAACCTGGAGATCGACCCCACCATCCAGACTGTCCGCACCCAGGAGAAGGAACAGATCAAGACCCTCAACAACCGCTTCGCCTCCTTCATCGACAAGGTCAGTgacccctgtctgtctgctccagcTCTGACAGGTTTATGACTCAAGTCAGCTGATAGAAGTTCAAAGAGTTTCATTACAATCATGTCAATCATATCATGCAGAATGTTATGTAAAGTCATTTGGAATTCCAGTACAGAATATTTTAACACATTAGATGTAAAATTGTTAGGATTACATTTAGGGATGAACGaatggaagaaaataaagcatcGGGGATAAAAAGTGATTGCAGTGTCTCTCTGTCCAGAGTGCACTGAGCTCATTAATTTTACACAGTAACTGGATACTGAGCACACGTTTGGCCTAATAAGAGGAGCCATGAAAATTTATCAGAAATACTTACCACTACAGCACTAATAAACACCGATTatcattatttctttattaaaaCTATTGAAATAAAACATGCCTCGACAATAATATAATCACCTCACATGGAGTCAGTGCTTCTCAAAGCCTTTTTGCGCAAAGTCCAGGCACAACAGTGAAACTGAAGGCAGGCCTCTGCTGGAGGATTTCCCTTTGATCAGAACAGGGTTTCTCCAAGCCTCTTCTTTGTAGAGTGAGACGTAAACAAGTTGATATATGAAATTGTAGCCCGGCCGTTTCCAGTGaccgctgctctctctgccAGAGGGGAAGACAGGGATCAGGTTATCAGCATCCTCACGGCTGCGATTaacttttaattatttaacCGAAATGTGAAGGGTGTGTAGTTTTCATTTCAGATGCACTTTCCCTGCAATTTAATGTGTAAGTACTGGCCCTGGTTCTTCAGAGCTTATGGGCTCTGTGAAAATGAGGGACCTTTCTCTCTCAGGGAGAGATGAGCAAGAAGTTTAGCACGCTCTGGGTAAAGGCTGAAGTGTGGCACTGCAGACCTCGCCTTAACACTCCCCAAGAAAATGTAAGCACTGTTAAggccacagaacttgaatttACAAACAGTATGGTTGGAGTTGTAGCTAGTTTTCTGCAAATCACTGAGACGAATACAGAACTGTGGCCATTGCACCAGGCTAAATTTCACCTTCCAGTTTGTGATAACAATTGACATTTATTTACTACTTTCAGTGAGCAGCCACAGGACAACATAATTTCTCACTTCTCAAGTGAGACACGTTACTGCCCTAAATGTCCATCACTGTAACAACTAACCACACACATGATTATATTTTGTACTACCCAAATGTCCAtgccaaacagttcaatgatCATTCTCCATTCAAGTTTTGTGGATAAAGTACCCACCCCAAACTGAGGGAGGGATCTAAACGCCTGTTTGTTTAAAGTGTTGATTTCACTTTACTGTCCTCTGGCTGTATCTTGCATGGAAGATGCTTTCTGTCTCCTAGCAGGAGCTGACACGTGTTTCTTTAGATTATAGCGGTTGTTCTCAATAAAATGATCTCACTGGAACAAACACTGCTCCAAACAAAGCAAACTAAAAGTAAATTTAgtctgtatttatattttataatttattcatggagtttttgcaatgaaaacaaacacatccaacATTTCTCATAGTACACCAAGCACATTAATGTAAGGGCTGTTTCCAGTGCTTCACATTGGATCTAAACCTGCCAAATGATGTCTCTTCCTGTATACAGGTGCGCTTCCTGGAGCAGCAGAACAAAATGCTGGAGACCAAGTGGAGCCTGCTGCAGGACCAGACCACCACCCGCTCCAACATCGACGGCATGTTCGAGGCTTACATCGCCAACCTGCGCAGACAGCTGGACGGGCTCGGCAATGAGAAGATCAAGCTGGAGGGAGAGCTTAAAAACATGCAGGGCCTGGTGGAAGACTTCAAGAACAAGTGAGTTCACAGCATGAACCATACAAGACACAGCAGTAACATCACCCACGGATATCGTTCAAGGCTTCCTTCTTTCAAATGTTTCATCTATGTGACACAAGAGCAGGgctagcacacaaacacacacaggaggtctCCAGCTCATTGTTCAACTTCTCCCCCTtcagatatgaaaatgaaatcaacaagCGTGCTGCTGTGGAGAACGAGTTTGTGCTCCTCAAGAAGGTGAGTGAATTTTAGTAGAACCGCATTAGAACTGAATAGCCCACTCAGTGCCTGTCATTTCATTATGTTGCCACTGACATGAAATCTCTCACCTTGCCTTCCCTTCCAGGATGTAGATGGTGCCTACATGAACAAGGTTGAGCTGGAGGCCAAGGTTGATGCCCTTCAGGATGAGATTAACTTCCTCAGGGCTGTTTATGAGGCggtaaggagaaaaaaatgactttattcCAGCTCTCTGCATGGTCTGTCTTTTTGCTCTAAATTTCAGAGTCGTGATTCCATTTATTAGTGATTTATTCTATCGCTCTacctcatctccctctctctctttgctcatCTCAGGAACTGCGTGAACTCCAGGGCCAGATCAAGGACACCTCAGTCATTGTGGAGATGGACAACAGCCGTAACCTGGACATGGACGCCATCGTGGCTGAAGTGCGCGCTCAGTATGAGGACATTGCCAAAAACAGCCGTGCCGAGGCTGAATCCTGGTACCAGCAGAAGGTGTGTGGAGAGATGCTGTGTTCTCACGCATATCATTGGTCATCCATAAACCCAGtgcaatacacaaacacacacaccttgcaacttcaaataaaattgcaaTGGCATTCCATGAAATTATCAGTCACTCATTTTAAATAAGCTGGACATAGAGCTTCTGAGAGGAGCAATTTAATGTTCAGAGATCTTCAATAACGACTGGTCTTCTCCATTCAGTTCCAGGAGATGCAGACCTCTGCAGGCCAATATGGAGACGACCTTCGCAATACCAAGGCTGAGATTGCTGAGCTGAATCGTATGATCAGCCGCATCCAGAATGAGATTGATGCAGTCAAGGGACAGGTAAGCCTGCAGCTACATCAGTAattgacttttccttcagtaGTAACTAAAGCAATCACTGCACCTTCAGCTGAATATGTTAAACGTACAGttattttttcaacatattcattcattttaaaataaaatatcttttcaatCTTGCAGCGCGTAAACCTGGAGGCCCAGATCGCAGAGGCTGAGGAGCGGGGTGAGCTGGCTGTGAAGGATGCCAAGCTCCGCATCAGAGACCTGGAGGAGGCCCTGCAGAGAGCCAAGCAGGACATGGCCCGCCAGGTCCGTGAGTACCAGGAACTCATGAACGTCAAGCTGGCCCTGGACATTGAGATCGCCACCTACAAGAAACTgctggaaggagaggagacCAGGTAAACTCTTGAGCCAGTTTTTGAGCTAAATTAAGAAAGAATAAACCCATGAAGGTACTAATATTGGCTTGGTATCAACCTGAATATCTATTAAAACAAATTTCTGTACCTCTGTGCAGAATTGCCTCTGGTGGTGGATCTGCCACCATTCATGTCCAGAGCTCAAGCAGTGGTAAGTGTGATGATGACTACTGAAATGATCAGAtaacttttaaatgttttattggtCAGAATTCTTGCCATCTAATCTCATCTGAAACCATCTCATTCTCATCAGGTGCTGGCAGTGGAATGGACATGGGCATCATCGGTGGTGGTATGACCatgggcagcagcagcggcgctggaatcagcagcaggagcagctaCAGCGTCAGCCGCTCAAGACGCTACTAAACACAGCAGTTGTCTGTCCTCCACATGTTCCACAGTCAGAATATGCTCAGGTTGAAATCAGTGAACACGTAACGATCACAGCCGGCAGATCCATGTAATAGTACAGTTCCCTTTGACATCTGCTTCCCTCTTAAGCACCATATAAAGTCTCAGAAAGTTAGAGAATACAGTGAAATATAAGGAGAGATTTCAATACCAAAAATGTTCAGCAGCAGAGATGTGAGTCTGTtcactcttcctctcatcaGTCAGCCTGGCTGTCTTTTAGTTGCTGGTTCTCTATCATGTAGACAAGAGCATACTTGTAGTGTCAAGACGGAGAATCCTCCCAAGGCAACaatcattacacacacaatggcagcagcagtgcacaGATTTGGATTATGGAGCTTCAGATGCCATGCTGGTCACTTCAAGTTGATAACAGATATGAAAGACACCCATATAATGTTACAACTATAACtttgtctgctctgttctgcaaTAAGTGCTCTATTGTCTGCCATCTTGTTTAGTGTTTTGACTCCACCAAAAGCAGCCATACACAACACTCCTACAGTGGCAACCCATTCTATGggattttcctttttgtttctaCTTCTCTTCTCCCTTTCTAAGGGAAAAATGGGTTCTCCACTAAGGTTAGGAAGCAGTGTTTATATCCgacttttctttccttcttatTCTGAACAACAAATGGAAAAGGCTGACTTGTACTACCAGATTTGTTGAAGGTTATTGAATGTGTACCACCAAACAATCCTAAATAAATCTGAGTTCTATATTCATGACTCACTGTTTCTCTatcttcctgttttattgttttgtattgtattttttggaGCAACATTGAATTACTTCAACGGGCATTTGTACACAGCAAATCCAACGATGAGACTTACAAGTGAGGTATTCCACAGATAGGGATTAGATggtcaaacagaaaacatatcTGAAagatattttatgattttttttttattagtagaCAGCACGGATGACTGGATCATAATCCTAAGGCTaaaattaaagttttgttttacagattcatATCACTATCACCAGCATAATCTTTCCCACTGTTATCTGGCTAACCTTTTAGTCCTGCTTTGTGGAATAACCTCCACAGTCAATGATCAGTTAATACCACAGAGGTCTAATTccttaaaggtgcattaagtCTACAGTTTGTAAGCTCGTTCCTTGACAtgacacaaaatgaaacaacctgtaaaaaaaaaaagaaaaaaagcaaggcCCGTCATAGCCATACAAATCCTAAAGGACTGCTCTATCAATTTGAGTATTCTCTGGATTACATGGAGCTACTGGTTCCATTCAGAACTTTTCTGAAAGTGCACATTCTGTAGATAAACATATCAAATTTTCAGATGGTACATGTGGAACATCCAAGAGTATCAAGtatcaaaaaacacaaatgtaacTTGTTGCGGCCTCAAACAGACAAATTACACAGAAGAGTCATAAACTTGGAGATACAGTcatatgaaaaagtttgggaaccgCTCTtaattttttggatttttgttcACCTTTAGCTGGTACTTCAAAGAAGCAACTTCCTTttcatatacactatattaccaaaagtattcgctcacctgcctttactcatactatgaactgaagtgccatcccattcctaacccatagagttcaatatgatgtcggtccaccttttgcagctattacagcttcaactcttctgggaagactgtccacaaggttgaggagagtgtttataggaatttttgaccattcttccaaaagcgcattggtgaggtcacacactgatgttggtcgagaaggcctggctctcagtctccgctctaattcatcccaaaggtgttctatcgggttcaggtcaggactctgtgcaggccagtcaagttcatccacaccagactctgtcatccatgtctttatggaccttgctttgtgcactggtgcacagtcatgttggaagaggaaggggcccgctccaaactgttcccacaagcttgggagcatggaattgtccaaaatgttttggtatcctgaagcattcaaagttcctttcactggaactaaggggccaagcccagctcctgaaaaacaaccccacaccataattcctcctccaccaaatttcacagtcggcacaatgcagtctgaaatgtaccgttctcctggcaacctccaaacccagactcgtccatcagattgccagatggaaaagcgcgattcatcactccagagaacgcgtctccactgctctagaggccagtggcggtgtgctttacaccattgcatccgacgctttgcattgcacttggtgatgtgtggcttggctgcagctgctcggccatggaaacccattccatgaagctctctgcgtactgtacttgggctaatctgaaggtcacatgaagtttgtagctctgtagcaattgactgtgcagaaagtcggcgacctctttgcactatgcgcttcagcatccgctgacccctctccgtcactttacgtggcctaccacttcgtggctgagttgctgttgttcccaaacgcttccattttgttataatagagctgacagttgactgtggaatatttaggagcgaggaaatttcacgactggatttgttgcacaggtggcatcctatgacagttccacgctggaattcactgagctcctgagagcggcccattctttcacaaatgtcttgtttcacagtctgcatacctgagtgcttgattttatacacgtgtggccaggccaagtgattaggacacctgattctgatcatttgaatgggtgagcgaatacttttggtaatatagtgtatgacaTACCTTAGTGAAACAGGAGTATTTCAGCAatgatgttttctttattgGATTAAGAGGAAATATGCAATAGGCATCATAACAAGATTAGACTAGTGCATATATTTGGGCGCcacaacagaaaaatgacatcagtacttagttgagcctccttttgcaaaaataacagcctctcaccaaatttcacagtaggTAGCAGGTGTTTTTCTTGGAATGCAGAGTTCTTCTTTCGCCATGCAAAGTGCTTTGTGTTACCAAATAACTCTTAATTTTTGTCTCATCAGTCCAAAGcacttttttccaaaattaatCTAGCTGGTCTAAATTAGCTTTTGCATACTCC is part of the Myripristis murdjan chromosome 7, fMyrMur1.1, whole genome shotgun sequence genome and harbors:
- the LOC115361457 gene encoding keratin, type II cytoskeletal 8-like is translated as MTFLHLLPQAYLSDQLGCSEPPYLPAGQPLSGQVEGGRSRGRWSWVETPPQTEVDKVLRWTGRGDTRSNFTMSTRVSIVGGSLSGGFSSGMGQSSIGRQSFSSRSYTAPTMSRTISSRSVKAGGGYGAGALSVYGGGFGGGAGAGFGLGGGAGAGAGFGLGGGAGGFVPPPITAVTVNQSLLAPLNLEIDPTIQTVRTQEKEQIKTLNNRFASFIDKVRFLEQQNKMLETKWSLLQDQTTTRSNIDGMFEAYIANLRRQLDGLGNEKIKLEGELKNMQGLVEDFKNKYENEINKRAAVENEFVLLKKDVDGAYMNKVELEAKVDALQDEINFLRAVYEAELRELQGQIKDTSVIVEMDNSRNLDMDAIVAEVRAQYEEIAKNSRAEAESWYQQKFQEMQTSAGQYGDDLRNTKAEIAELNRMISRIQNEIDAVKGQRVNLEAQIAEAEERGELAVKDAKLRIKDLEEALQRAKQDMARQVREYQELMNVKLALDIEIATYKKLLEGEETRIASGGGSATIHVQSSSSGGGSGMDMGIIGGGMTMGSSSGAGISSRSSYSVSRSRRY
- the LOC115361458 gene encoding LOW QUALITY PROTEIN: keratin, type II cytoskeletal 8-like (The sequence of the model RefSeq protein was modified relative to this genomic sequence to represent the inferred CDS: substituted 1 base at 1 genomic stop codon) codes for the protein MSTRVSIVGGSLSGGFSSGMGQSSIGRQSFSSRSYTAPTMSRTISSRSVKAGGGYGAGALSVYGGGFGGGAGAGFGLGGGAGAGAGFGLGGGAGGFVPPPITAVTVNQSLLAPLNLEIDPTIQTVRTQEKEQIKTLNNRFASFIDKVRFLEQQNKMLETKWSLLQDQTTTRSNIDGMFEAYIANLRRQLDGLGNEKIKLEGELKNMQGLVEDFKNKYENEINKRAAVENEFVLLKKDVDGAYMNKVELEAKVDALQDEINFLRAVYEAELRELQGQIKDTSVIVEMDNSRNLDMDAIVAEVRAQYEDIAKNSRAEAESWYQQKFQEMQTSAGQYGDDLRNTKAEIAELNRMISRIQNEIDAVKGQRVNLEAQIAEAEERGELAVKDAKLRIRDLEEALQRAKQDMARQVREYQELMNVKLALDIEIATYKKLLEGEETRIASGGGSATIHVQSSSSGKCDDDYXNDQITFKCFIGQNSCHLISSETISFSSGAGSGMDMGIIGGGMTMGSSSGAGISSRSSYSVSRSRRY